From the Paraflavitalea soli genome, the window CTGCCGCCTGCCTTTTCCGGGTGCCAGTAACCTCCTGACATTCACTGCCCTACAAGACAATTAAGAGGAATAACAGGCTGATTGATCGCTCCTGATACATGAGTAATAACTCTTATCCTGCCGGATTGACACGGACTGGCGGGCATTCCCCTTCAATTTTTCTTTAAAATTTACGTTTAGTTTGCAATAATTAAAGCCCACTACAAATTCATGCATTATCGGTTAAAAGCTATGGCTGTGGTATTGATAACATGCCCGGCCCTGACCCCTGTTTGTGCACAATTCGCGGACTCTACCGGCAAGGTGATCCCTGCCGGGGATACGGTATCCAGGAAGATCAACTGGAGTACGCCGGTGGCATCCAATGCATTTCCGCTAAAATCATTCATTATCCCGGCGGCCCTGATCTCCTATGGAGTAACTTCCCTGGGCTTTCATGAACTGAAGGATTTCAACAAAAATCTCAATGAAGAGATCGCGATGGAACATCCGCACCAAAAACTTTCCATCGATAACTATCTTCAATACGCTCCTGCACTGGCTGTATATGGTTTAAATGCAGCCGGCATACATGGCAAACATAATTTTAAGGACAGGACCATTCTATATGGTATGTCGATGCTGATCTCGAACAGTGCTGTCTTCTCCATCAAAAAGTTCAGCGGAGAACAGCGGCCTGACGGATCTGATAAATATTCCTTCCCTTCGGGCCATACGGCCAATGCTTTTGTAGCTGCGGAGTTCATGCGGCAGGAGTACAAAGATGTGAGTCCCTGGTATGGTGTAGCGGGATATGCTGTAGCCGTCACCACCGGTTACCTGCGCATGTATAATAACAAACACTGGTTCAGTGATGTGGTAGCAGGCGCCGGCGTAGGTATCGCCTCTACCCGACTGGCTTACTGGCTATACCCGATCATACAAAGAGGGCTCTTCAAAAACAAGCATCCCAATACGGCGATCATGCCTACCTACCAGGATGGGGCCGTAGGGCTGGGATTTGTCCATAAGTTTTAGACGGGACCGGCAGCCGGCAATCTGAACCGGCAGTGGATGTGTATGATTATGCAGAATAAGAAGTATTGTATACTTTTATAGCTGCTGATAATCAAAACCCTCCCCCACTGCTGACCGGTATGAAACATACGACCCTATTATTCCTTTTAGTCTGCTGTTATTTCCTCGTATCGGGACAAAAAGAAACTTCTCAATGGTTTTTGTACAATGGCAACCGCCTTCAATTCAATGCAGGCGGTCCGGTGAATGTGGCAGGCTCCACCATGCTCAGTGGCAGTGCGGGCCGTACTTCGCTTTGTGATGCGCAGGGCAATCTGTTGTTTGTGTGTGATGGGATGACGGTAAGGGACAGGAACCTGGCCATCATGCCGGCATTTGCCAACAACGTCAATCTGCAGGTGGGTGGAGAAACGGTATTGGCCATTCAGTTTCCCGGCCAGGCTTCAAAATATTATCTTTTTTATTCAGAGAACGGGGGCAATGCGGTATGCAAACTCAGGTATTCTGTGATCGATATGACGCTCAACGGCGGCAAGGGCGATGTGACGGCCAAAAATGTGGAGGTAGCCAATGATGTATCGTCGGGCTTTACGCTGGTAGAGCAACCGGGATCGGATAATTTCTGGATCGTGACGAACGAATACCGCACTACCAATTTCCGCAGTTACCTGGTTACTGCTGCGGGTATCAGCAGCACACCGGTGATCAGTGTGGCGGGTACGAATCCGATCACCGCAGAATATAATATTACCGACCTGCGTACTTCACCGGATGGAAAGATGA encodes:
- a CDS encoding phosphatase PAP2 family protein is translated as MHYRLKAMAVVLITCPALTPVCAQFADSTGKVIPAGDTVSRKINWSTPVASNAFPLKSFIIPAALISYGVTSLGFHELKDFNKNLNEEIAMEHPHQKLSIDNYLQYAPALAVYGLNAAGIHGKHNFKDRTILYGMSMLISNSAVFSIKKFSGEQRPDGSDKYSFPSGHTANAFVAAEFMRQEYKDVSPWYGVAGYAVAVTTGYLRMYNNKHWFSDVVAGAGVGIASTRLAYWLYPIIQRGLFKNKHPNTAIMPTYQDGAVGLGFVHKF